A section of the Engystomops pustulosus chromosome 3, aEngPut4.maternal, whole genome shotgun sequence genome encodes:
- the LOC140123022 gene encoding olfactory receptor 2K2-like has product MIFIFFLLLYILTILGNSFLICMVVVSPRLHSPMYFFLVNLSFLDLCYSSSSLPKVLLAIFSKIRRISIIGCLVQMNLGLFLGETECILLAVMAYDRYIAICFPLYYATIMNKKVCRNVAVVMWSGSFIFSTLPTILRPLVFCRRNKLDHFVCEILALLELACGDLSFYKTMIFFASLFTLLAPFLCITASYICIIWAILKIRSKDGRGKMFSTCASHLTVVIMFYGASMTMYMGQAKTNSYQLKYISLMYGIMTPTLNPLIYSLRNSDVKEAFKKIVYRYSLPRTIS; this is encoded by the coding sequence ATGATATTCATCTTTTTCTTACTACTCTACATACTGACCATTCTGGGCAATAGTTTCCTGATTTGTATGGTTGTGGTCAGTCCTCGCTTACACAGTCCTATGTACTTTTTCCTTGTTAATTTATCCTTCTTGGACCTCTGCTATTCATCAAGTTCTCTTCCAAAGGTCTTACTAGCTATTTTTTCTAAAATAAGGAGAATTTCCATCATTGGGTGTTTGGTGCAGATGAACCTTGGACTATTCCTTGGAGAAACTGAATGTATTCTTCTGGCTGTGATGGCCTACGACCGATACATTGCCATCTGCTTCCCTTTGTATTACGCAACCATTATGAACAAGAAGGTCTGTAGGAATGTGGCAGTCGTAATGTGGTCAGGAAGTTTTATCTTTTCAACGCTTCCCACCATTTTGAGGCCCCTTGTGTTCTGCAGAAGAAATAAGTTGGACCATTTTGTGTGTGAGATCTTGGCTCTTCTGGAGCTGGCTTGTGGTGACCTCTCCTTCTACAAGACTATGATATTTTTTGCTAGTTTGTTCACCCTTTTAGCCCCATTTCTTTGTATCACTGCTTCATACATTTGTATAATTTGGGCTATTTTAAAAATTCGGTCCAAAGATGGAAGAGGTAAAATGTTCTCCACATGCGCTTCCCACCTCACTGTGGTTATTATGTTTTACGGGGCGAGTATGACCATGTACATGGGACAGGCAAAGACAAATTCTTATCAGTTGAAATATATTTCGCTCATGTACGGGATCATGACTCCAACCTTAAACCCTTTGATTTACAGCTTGAGGAACAGTGATGTTAAAGAGGCCTTCAAAAAAATAGTGTATCGCTATAGCCTGCCGAGAACTATTTCATGA